A window of Ranitomeya variabilis isolate aRanVar5 chromosome 2, aRanVar5.hap1, whole genome shotgun sequence contains these coding sequences:
- the LOC143806682 gene encoding transmembrane protein 272-like yields MIGEQEQNVSKTSRCCSGSMIMQIILFGIWTPINIAYIVVGARNQNNCVAEPHIPIYMIVAGAFGLALLVLLPLECCLPKVKKILGGLIGLFLFAWFIAGSVWVFRIYRNQNRDCNNGMYLFVFSILIIQYIFIGIGIISTLLSCFCCENLCCAKICRSFESCLSCCPCLGCLKCLQCTKCRESCQCLDCSKCLQCCSCMDSCRCLECNDCSSCCDCFQSLCCCCKSIQCSSCLNCSKCSQCMQCSQCCGIKV; encoded by the exons ATGATAGGAGAACAAGAACAGAATGTATCGAAAACTAGCA GGTGCTGCAGTGGGAGCATGA TCATGCAGATAATTCTATTCGGAATTTGGACTCCGATTAATATTGCATACATTGTTGTTG GTGCAAGAAACCAAAATAATTGTGTGGCAGAACCTCACATCCCAATTTATATGATTGTCGCGGGGGCATTCGGCTTAGCACTTTtggtcctgctacccttggaatgcTGCCTCCCCAAGGTCAAAAAAATTCTCGGAGGTCTCATAGGTTTATTTCTCTTTGCCTGGTTCATTGCAG GCAGCGTCTGGGTCTTCAGAATTTATAGGAACCAAAATAGAGATTGCAACAATGGCATGTATCTGTTCGTTTTCTCCATCCTGATTATTCAGTACATTTTTATTGGAATTGGAATAATTTCCACTCTGCTTTCCTGCTTCTGCTGTGAGAATTTA tgCTGCGCTAAGATCTGCAGATCCTTCGAGAGCTGCTTATCGTGCTGCCCGTGTTTGGGGTGCTTGAAATGTTTACAGTGCACTAAGTGTAGAGAATCCTGCCAGTGCTTGGACTGCAGCAAATGTCTGCAGTGCTGCAGCTGCATGGACTCCTGCAGGTGTCTGGAGTGCAACGACTGCAGCAGCTGCTGCGATTGTTTCCAGTCCTTGTGCTGCTGCTGTAAAAGTATCCAGTGCAGCAGCTGCCTGAACTGCAGCAAGTGCAGTCAGTGCATGCAGTGTTCGCAGTGCTGCGGCATTAAAGTCTGA